ATTGAAAGCCTGTTTAGGTTATGAGATTATCTGTGTCTTGACTGGATCATCTGTCAATATTGTTTTTAAGGTATCACATCTCAAAAATGGGAGGTCAAATTCACCCGTCGCCATGTCTGTGCAGTGACTGGATCATCAGTGGTCATGCCCTGCTCTTTCACCCATCCTACTGGTCTCATGGTCTCCAAGGTCTACTGGCGCTACCGACCTAACCATAATTCAAGATTCACAAACATAACGGATGGGAATCCTAAATACAAAGGACGTATGCAATACTTTTGGAACAAGAACAATCGCAAGAACAAGACAAACTGCACATTCAAATTGAGCAAGTTGATGATGTCAGACAATGGAGAGTATTTTACGAGGATTGAAACAGAAGATTCTATAGAGAAGTGGATGAGTGGATCTAAGGTCACTTTGTCTGTGAAAGGTAGTGTGGACCTGGCAAACTGACATGACTTTGTCTGCATTCATATGTTTGATAATCTAAAAATCAACTATCATTTGCTATAGCTgatcatactgtatgtcagaTTTTGCTGTCACTATATTCAGCTGAATTGTAGAACTGCAGTCTCCTCTAGCCTCATCTTTGCTGCCTTCATTATTTCCTTTTAAacgtttcttatattaaaaagcagatatgcagccgtggcctactggttagggcttcgggcttgtaaccgaagggttgccgattcgatccttgacccagtaggaaaaatgtgggcaggggaagtggttgagcaccgctctcccatgcccatatccacggctgaagtgcccttgagcaaggcacctaagccCTCACTGCAAACATTCTGCACACTCAAATTGAGCAAGTTGATGATGCCAGACAATGCAGTATTTTGCAAGAATTGACACCATTGACAACAACTATTCAGTGAAATGACAGAGTAAATCTAAGGTGTCTTTGTCTGTCAAAGGTATTTGCAGTAAACTGACATGTTGTGTTTATTCATAtttttgtaatgtaatatacCTTTTTCATAAGCTGTAGCTGTTATCACGTTGTGTTCTATATTGAAGAAAAAAAGTTATTCTTtagttttaatttaaaacaaacactTACTTAATTATGATCACTGATCACAGTTTGTAATATTCTTGCAGAGCTTTCTGTTGGGGTTCCTGACCCAGTGATTGAGGGCAGCGTGGTAAAACTGATTTGCAACAACATATGCTCATCGATTTACGAACCCACAGTGATATGGAGAAAGAATGGACAAGATTTAcctgtcaaacaaacaaacaacaatgaACTCATCCTACAGAGTGTCAGTACAGAGCATGAGGGCAACTACTCTTGTGCACTGAAACAACATGAAGACCATCCATCCAAACCAGTGGAGCTTAATGTGATGTGTAAGTACCAGACGTGTACAGGGTCTGTGTGATAAAGTGAAATGTGTATGTTTTTAAAGCCAACAGATACATTTCCATGGTGTCCATTTTATGTCATCTTTTGTTTCCAAGTCCCTCCAAGGGTCCCGTCTGTCTCTGTCAGTCCTCATAGTCAGACACTAGAGGGCGCTTCGGTGACTCTGACCTGCAACAGTGATGCCAACCCACCAGTGGAGAACTACACCTGGTTTAACCGCAATGGCTCAATAGTTTCCAAGCTGGACACTGGAAAGTATTACAACATAGGGAATGTCAGCTCTGAACACACTGGAGATTACTACTGTGAGGCCAAGAACCTATACGGGGCCTCCAATTCTACTGATTTATACCTGGATGTTCACTGTGAGTACTTTCTTTACtttatatctaggctatgtatatgtacCCTAATTTACATGGAAAATAGACTTTCAAATGTTTCAAAAATGATTCAGATAGACACTTTTCATACGATAATTTATTTTTACCTGGATGTTCTGATGCTTTTTGAGGTTCCGGATATTGACGTAAAGTCCATTGCAGGAATCCTATGCCCCACtgtgtttaaaggagaattctggcaatttttcatgtacatctctttttctcaatgtcaccgagtactgtcagaAAAAAACCCCATCTattttacctagcttgagttgctgcagccaacagttagagcttcaaggcagctacagtgctactctCTGGGGGCGTGTTAATGAACCCCCATGTTCAaacccccagagtgtagcgctgtagctgtaggctgcagcaactcgagctggGTAAGATAGAATGTGTTCATGTTTTTcttaccgacagtactcggtggcCTCGAacaatggagatctatgtgaaaaattacGTGTAGAACCGTAAACTGTATATAAAATATACCAACAATGCAATACATCTTGACAGATGCTCCCAGAAAACTGTCAGCGTCCCTCAATCACTCTGGTAAAATAGCAGAGGACAGTTCAGTGACTCTGACCTGCAGCAGTGATGCCAACCCACCAGTGGAGAACTACACCTGGTACAGGAGGACTGCTGCTGAAACAGTGCGTGTGGGTACAGGAGAGAGAATCAACTTCGATCTGACCTCAGACAGGGCTGGACAGTACCACTGTGAGGCCCACAACAGTGCTGGATCCCTGAATTCTACTGGAGTTGAAGTTGTTTGGGCTGGTACGTTGTACCCAGATATCACCTGTTCACCACACACAGTGACATTGTTTTTTGCAGCAGTAGCAGAGAAGTCATATTTTTAGGATTGTGTAGCGTTTGAGGTATTTTGacacattgttttttgtgtgatCATTTTAGGGTTTGGCCAACAGAATGCCCCTCTGTTGACATTTGTAGGTTTCTTCACAACCCTTATACTGCTGATCAGCCTTGTGCTATGGAGGTGAACTGCATTATTGATCATTTTACTTGATTCTTCCCTCGAGAAAAGCTGTCCAGACACTGTGGCATGCTAAAGTAATGGAGGTGAATCTGcctcattaattattttatggCCTTTGTTCCCTTTAATAGGAAGAGGGCAAAGCCAAGTAACAACTCCAGAATCTCCGATGTCAACACACAAGTAAGCACTACTTGTCAGGGCGCCCATTATAATGGGGATTGTGCTGATGTTTTAATATACTATAGAGATTGTATCAGtatgttgacctttgaccctttgaTTAAACCCTTCATTCCCACAGGGTGGCCCCAGTAATGTGTATGACAACAGCACCAATAttcctctgacctctgaccctgccCAGAGAGTGGACGCAGGTGACCAGGATGATGTCCAGTACGCCAGCGTTCAGTTCAAGAGCTCCAGAGGTCAGCAGGTGCCCGTTTACTCCACTGTCCAGAAGTTCAAGCCCCACccacagcagcaggaggaggtggagtaCGCAGCAGTCAACTTCTCTAGACCCACTGCTGCCACCCAGTGAGTAGAATGGGACATtgcacataccacacacaccttatttACATTCTATATGATCAAATCCACTCTTACCAGCTAGTGTGCATAATGGTGCAATACACTCTGAAGACTTACTGAGGCATACTGAGGCGTGTCTCATTCACATTCAAACACCCTGTAGACTGGTAGACCTTTTACCTACAAAAGAGTTCTAAAAGGTCATACCCACTGTTATCATCTGTGCATTATTCTGTTACCACCAAGCAAATTGAAACAAGTCTTTTGGGGCCCAAATGTAACACTTCTGACTGTATTTACACTACATTAACGCTTGTTGACCACACAGTGTTAAAAATGTAGATGTAATTTTGCACACTGTATATTATTCTATTTGATAAGTGGGGTCCAAGCAGAAAAGCACCCATTTTGCTTCTCCCTTTGTCTTATTAGTCCCCCTCATAACATTATCAAAGTAATCATTGTTCTGGCTGTGTAGTTTCTAATAGTGGTGGTGTGTTTGCTCTCGTCCATAGACCTGAACAAGACCCTGTAATCTACAGTACAATCAACAAATCCAAACCCACCGAGCACACAGCATGTGATTTGGATGTTTAGTTGATAGGTACAGTAGTAAGGTTGGTTTTATACTTGTTAGGGTTTAGTGTATTGCAGCTTTTGAGTGGtagatttatattttttttatctttacaTTTTGCCTTTACAGACAGTTATGTGACTTGTATTGACTTATCATCAATAACAATCAGGACAATGCTATGGTCTAAGCTAAGCACAAATgataatgttttgttttctgtctttttaaGTAAGTGTATAAGTATTAAATATCTTTGAAATGAAGTGTCAGATTAATTATCATATTTCTGTTTCTTATGATGTGCCAGTAATCTCGGAACATTTAACAAATCTAATAGTTCTCTTTAACCCTTAATTCTACAAACTACTCCCACACCAGTTGTTGTATGACAAATAAAAtccaatcaataaataaatcattttgTCATAATTTCCTGTGCTCCATTCATCCTCTCACCAATGGTCAGTGCTGGATCGTGCAGATCATCCTTTATTCTCTCCTCAAACCTGACACCTCACATTACTGCTGAAATAGCCTAATTTA
This window of the Alosa alosa isolate M-15738 ecotype Scorff River chromosome 7, AALO_Geno_1.1, whole genome shotgun sequence genome carries:
- the LOC125297773 gene encoding B-cell receptor CD22-like, translating into MIPRCTLNLKLRGLFSFCCILQVSMSRVMPHIPPVFLLLFQILYASRGRFGITSQKWEVKFTRRHVCAVTGSSVVMPCSFTHPTGLMVSKVYWRYRPNHNSRFTNITDGNPKYKGRMQYFWNKNNRKNKTNCTFKLSKLMMSDNGEYFTRIETEDSIEKWMSGSKVTLSVKELSVGVPDPVIEGSVVKLICNNICSSIYEPTVIWRKNGQDLPVKQTNNNELILQSVSTEHEGNYSCALKQHEDHPSKPVELNVMFPPRVPSVSVSPHSQTLEGASVTLTCNSDANPPVENYTWFNRNGSIVSKLDTGKYYNIGNVSSEHTGDYYCEAKNLYGASNSTDLYLDVHYAPRKLSASLNHSGKIAEDSSVTLTCSSDANPPVENYTWYRRTAAETVRVGTGERINFDLTSDRAGQYHCEAHNSAGSLNSTGVEVVWAGFGQQNAPLLTFVGFFTTLILLISLVLWRKRAKPSNNSRISDVNTQGGPSNVYDNSTNIPLTSDPAQRVDAGDQDDVQYASVQFKSSRGQQVPVYSTVQKFKPHPQQQEEVEYAAVNFSRPTAATQPEQDPVIYSTINKSKPTEHTACTTSHKWEVKFTSHHFCAVTGSSVVMPCSFTHPNGLMVTKVYWRYRPDHNKIFTDIVNENPKYKGLMEDNDVTLSCNNICSSKDIPSVIWKKNGQDLHVKQKHHNELIFQSVIPPRVPSVSVSPASETLEGASVTLTCSSDANPPVESYTWFNRNGSIVSKLDTGKYYHIGNVGSEHTGDYYYYTAFHLDVHYAPRKLSASLNHSGEIAEGSSVTLTCSSDANPAVENYTWYRRTTAETVRVGTGERINFNLTLDRAGLYYCEAHNSVGSLNSTGVEVAWSGFGWKTTTLLSSLGFLIILIMLIGYVFWRRKKAKPSNNPSSSDNNTQKLNPLTQQQHEQQEKGYAAVNTTQPGAGYQSLNPNTTQPDAVYQSNLNPSTTHPDSVYQSLNTNTIHPDSVYQSLNTNTIHPDSVYQRLNTNTIHPDSVYQSLNPNTTQPDAVYQTEDTF